Within the Telopea speciosissima isolate NSW1024214 ecotype Mountain lineage chromosome 4, Tspe_v1, whole genome shotgun sequence genome, the region TCttaatgatttgattttgatctcaCCATTTCAAGACTGAAACCGAGCCGAaccgaccgtttgacacccttaattttgaggtcaATTAAACTTTTTGAACGTCTACAGTGAGGAATGGGGTTTGATCGTAGTAATCCCTTttgtctattttttatttatggaaaaaagttatgtgtccgggagtgtggcctatgctaacatttccatgagtctatctcttttttttttcatgtgaaaagacacctctgccccattgttttaaggaagagagagataaacaaataagagtgtaggccacactctcgtatagaaaattattttcttttatttatttattatttttttaaaaattaaaagagcGAAAAAGCAAAAACTAGTTTCACTGTCACCAACAcctgaaaagaaagaataaagttAACAAGCattaccaaaaataataaaaaaataaaaagaaagatgaaaggcAGTTTTTCTACTTCTAACGGACGATTACCGTAACGAGGAATCGTGAGCACGTTCCAGATGCTCCTCCtaactctttctttctttcttttaaaaccTATTACGTTACCGTTACTTACAGTTATGATATGAGAAGATAGGATGGGGTGTTGTTACAAAAAGACAACTTTCTTAGCTGTCTTGGATTCGAAATCCGGATTCATTCCAGACTCCTTTTGGGAGGGGGGCGCCCGAGACAGCGAAGATCGATGAGTCAGAATATTCCCCAATGCCTATCTGCCACGTGAGCAATCAATCCTTCTATAAAATGGACCGAAAATTTCCCCCATTCTCCTCAGTACTCATCAATTAATTGAAtagtcatcttcatcttcactgTCTACTCGTCTCCCTTTGCTTCTGTTACTAAAACCCCTCTTCGAGCTCTCCCTCTCTTATTGGGTAGAAGAAGTAGAATAACCTGTCagagaaaattaaaaatgaCGGACGAAAAGACTGCAACCTTCATAGATATCCTTTTGGCTATAATCCTCCCTCCTCTTGGAGTTTTTCTTAAGTTTGGATGCAAGGTCAGTTCTAATCATCTACTCATTTTttcaaattccttttttttctttttcctttctgtgTATTTTCTATTGATTGCTcctttttctcatttctttaCAATTTACTTTGGTTCTTTCTATATCAgtactcctcctcctccttatttttgtaaattaatTAAAGCATTGGTGTATGAAAAGAAAGGGAATTTTTGGGGTGTCCTGTCTATCTACACATTACACTACTGAGtttcttttctgatttttctttttagtattaaaaaaaaaaaaggtgaatttTGTTGGTGCAGGTGGAGTTCTGGATCTGTCTTCTGCTCACCTTTTTTGGATACATCCCTGGAATCATATACGCTGTTTACGCCATCACCAaatgaaaaaaccaaaattattagtaaaaaaagtaagattaatCATCTATTTCTCACTTGTTTCCTTCGTGTGCGTGGGTGTGCTCATGTGTGACTATGGTTTTCTGTCCCATCCACCtcctccccttttctctctctctctctttctctctgccaAGAAGGAAAGGTGGaggaagagggaggggggaagaatACTGGATGAGATTTTGTTATCACTGAcgatgagaattttttttttttttttatttatcagtTGGAGATGTGGAAAACAAGGTCGATCGTTTAGTTCTTTTGCTTTTGATGACAGACCAGTTCGAGGTAGTTTCATGGATTAGAGTGTTGGTGGTAGGTGTGTTTTGCAGAAGGATTTTAGTGGGCTGTGATCGATAGATCGATGATGTTTCACCATCAATACTGTCACTTTTAGTgtaggtgtgtgtgtgtgtgtgtgtggggttGTGTGTCACTCTATGGTATGATTCTGTAATTGGATATTAAATGGTTACCTTCTTGTGAAGATGATTGATTGATAAATTGATTGGTATGGTTTTATTGTTTTCCTACTGGGAGAGTCTTTGATTTCATTTGTCATGTACATGGTATTCTCACATTATCTAGCTGATGtacttttagtttttagataGATGTGGGTATCAATGCATTATTTTTCATATtaaggttggggggggggggggggttgtaatTGGATAGTAATTTTACACCGTTGAGGTAGGGGGTTAACGATCTGACAAGgttctttttctcaaatttttatttcaatagaATGACTTACTTCTATACCATGTCTGAATTCACTTCTCTATTGTTCTAGGAGTGACATTTGTTAAATCTAATAATTGGTCCAAagagaatgattttttttggtaacgcAGAGACTGATTCAAAAGCATCAAAATTAGGCATTATTTTCTACATAAAATTAATCATACATACAACGTTCATATAAATTaggaaaatcttattgtaactaAAATACTGAACTAAAAAcaattgtaattttacttttttcgCCCTCTTAAagataatacattttttttttttgggtccaatGAGAGCAATTCCTGACATTTCACATATATACtgcttaaataattttttaggtaaatttcacggacaccacTTTGCATTTAGGCCTAAATCCACAACCAcaccaaaaactttcaaaatttcaaTCTTTCCCCTGCAGCCATTTAAAAGCTGAGGGAGGAGCAAGAGAACGTGTTCAGAGAGTGTTAGAAGCACTCAAACAAGCTTCTAAGGATATACGTATAGAATAAGCATAGTTCCTTCAACAACAACTGCAACCCATCCGGCCGCCATGAAATATATCTGTTGGAGCTCGAGACTAAAGCGGACAATATCATATCCAAAGTATATATATACTATCTTCAATAGTTCATCATAGACTATATATAATACTCTCCAGTGCTACAGCTTAATCGGTCTATACATACACGAATATAAAAGTAGCTAGCTAAGACCCCTGGAATACAGCCTAATGTTACCCTAGCTATAACCCTTGTTCATGATGATCATGAACTTTGGGAtgatgatgcatgcacatgaaTTCAAACCAGTTTTTCCAAGGCCATGAAGAATCATCAAATCTCATTTTCCCCATTTGATTGGGGTCCCCGACATTTCGGAATAATAGAAGCAAAAATGGCCTTAGTAGTGAGTCACTGCATTCTACAACGATTTCTTTAATTTGAACATTCTCCATCCTATGTTCGATCATGCTCCTTGCATTATAATAACTCTTCATCCACAGTACGTATGGTGCTCTCAAATCATATTACATAAACTGTAGAGTCATCTTCAAGGTCACCACTACTTGGTGATGTATCATTGGTAAATGTTTCCATTGTacaattttgatattttaatgTGTATTTTACCCAAATTTGCCATGCTTATAGATATttgaaatatattattttaatgaaaGAGAGAATGTATTTTAACAACGAGATCGGAGAGAAAACGTTACCTGATCGCGTGCGGCGTGTCCCCTGTGCCCAAACATAGGGCCGTGCAAAATGATCGTtgtgcccccatggaaaggagAAAATCCCTAAACTGGCGTGGTCATTATCATTGaaacaattttgaaaatttaatgTGTGTTCATACCAAATTTGCCATGCTTACATATATGCTTACATATATTTGAAATCTATTACTTTAATGAAAGGGATAATGTATTTTAactaagggagaaagaacgctacctatCGTGTGCAGCGCGTGGCCCCTATGTCCGAACACAGgaccatgtgaaatgaccatcgtgCCCCGTGGAAAATCCCTATGGTGCAGCTGTCATTTCAGGCAGTCCTGTATCTAGGCGTAGGGTCGCACACCGCATGCAACCATATAGCATTCTGTGTCTCTTTAACTAATTACTGTTTTGGGAATAAGATGCAattcattcattttttattttgaaaaaaaaaaaggaagaaaaagaaattaaataccATCAAAGTATGTGTTTGAGAGTCCAAACCAAAACCTAAGGCAAGACGACTTTTCATCAAACTTGACGGTTAGAGGGTCCGACTCAAAACTTTTAAGGCATTAGGTGAAAAAAAGCTCATCATAAAAGCATTAAAGACTGAACTTAGTTCATATGGAACTATCCCACTGTAACTCCAAACATCTCAAAAGTATGGTAGCAATCACTCCCCTCTTTTCTATTTGGAAATTTTCACCCCACCAATTTGCTCAAattgaagtttattttattttaaaaaattcataagATGTTGGTCATATGTCAATCATGTTGCTGCATGGTAGTCATATTTTCATCATGATTGATGGCTTTTATTGGAAACatcaccttctctctctctcaccctatTTGTATTATCGGAGTCTCTTCACAGGCTGTGGATTACACCAATGACTGTATATTCCATATATTCTCCCACctattttccttgtatttttccATCTAATTGATGTATATAAAGTTGCAATTAGTTGTAGATAAGATTGCATCCATGATTGGATCAATCACCTTACATCAAGGAAAATATTGCTCCTTCACAATTGTATATATGTACTGTGATATATCTTAATAAGATACAACGCAATTATCTCTATATTATCGGttctttacatggtatcagtttttattttgaattgatTATTCCATCTAACATTCTCTTttgctctttcttcttcaacgTTTCACCATGGTTCTCTCGGTTTCTAACACTACCCCCATTGATGCTGCCACTAGTGCTTCCAATACCAATGGAGTTGCAAACCCATTTTCTCTTCATTCTTCTGATAATCCAGGCACCACATTGGGTAGTCACCCTCTCACAGGTGATAATTATACAACTTGGCGACGGGCCATGATCATGGTTTTTTTGCCAAGAACAAAAAGGGAGTCATCGATGGAACCATTCCCAAACCCGCACCCACTGATCCACAATTTGATGCATGGACTCGCGCCAACAATATGGTTCTGTTGTGGCTCCTCAACTCCATTCACCGTGACTTAGCTTCCTCTGTTCTCTACGTTGTTTCCGCTGATGCTCTTTTAAAGGATCTCCATGATCGCTTCTCTCCTTCAAACGATCCTCATATTTTTGCAGTTGAACGTGCCATCTCCACCCTTCAACAGAATTCTGATTCTGTTGCTAAGTATTACAATACTTTGAAGGGACTTTGGGCGAATTAGCAACATATCATCCCCTCCCTTCTTGTGCATGTGACACGTCCAACAGTTTTGCCGCTTATCACCGCGCTCGTCAACTCATGCAATTTCTCATGGGTTTCAATGACGTGTATGCTCCCATTCGCAGTCAACTCCTTCTCATACACCCACTGCCCGCCCTTGGTCAAGCTTTCTCTCTGGTGCTTCAAGATAAGTCCCAACGACTCCTACAGTCTCCTCCTCAGCCGACTAGTTCTGCCTTATTTCAATTTCTTGTCCTTTTGTGTTAAGTCACTACAACATTTGGGGTCCTtattcctccaccaccactggTGCTCGTTATTCTTTTACTATTGTTGATGAATTTTCGCGGTGTACTTAGACATTTTTAATGAAATTTAAGTCTAAAACTTTTCAGCTTCTATGCAATTTTTATGCTCATGTTAACACCCAATACAGTCATCTTATTAAGTGCATCCACACTGATAATGGCTTAGAATTTTTTTCTAAACCCACGCAATATTTTTGGCACAACAATGGTATTTCTTGCCATCACAGTAATGTCgccaccccacaacaaaatggagaaCAAAAACACCGCCACCTCCTTGAAGATGCTCGTGCCCTTCACTTTAAGGCCCACCTCTCtaaagttttttttgggggattgcCTTCTTACTGCGACTTATTTAATTAATCGCCTTCCTACCCCTCTTCATGATGGTGTCACTCCCTACCAAGTTCTTCTTCCACAACCCCCAACCTATGACCACATCAAGGTATTCGGTTGCCTATGTTTCGCTTCCATCAGCCATTTACACCATGACAAGTTTGGACCGCTTCCGCGGCGATGTCTTTTTCTTGGCTATCCCCAAGGCCAAAAAGGCTACCGATTATTTGATCTCACCACCGAACAATATTTTTCAAGTCGGGATGTCATTTTTCACGAATCAATTTTTTCATATACCAGCTCCATTTCCCCAGCTCTTCCAAACGACTCCTAAGTCGTTCTTCCCATTTCCTTTCCTGATATTACCACACCCGACCCTCCAACCATACCAACCCCCCTTCTCGAGGTCTCTCCTTCCCCCGAATCCTCATCCAGCAGTCCTATTATCCCACCAAGTCCTTCCCCTACCCCCACCGAGGGCTCCACTCACCCTCCTACCACCCAATTTGTCAGCCCAACACTAGATTGAAGGGTTATTACTGCGGCCATGTGCACCTGCTCCCAACTCCTTCTCTATGACGTGCATCACACCCTTCAGGTTCACCATATCctttatctgatttttttatcatattaacATTTTAACTCTTCCCATCATGCTTTCCTCTGTTCTCTTTCTCATGAACAAGAACTCACTTCTTTCACAATGCCGAACAAAGATTCCAAAGGGAAAGAGGCTATGACGGCCGAAATAAAGGCCTTAGAACTAAATCATACTTGGAGTATTACTGTTTGCCTCTAGGGAAGAAACCAATTGGGTGTAAATGGGTATATAAAATCAAGCACCGATTTGACGGGTCCATTGAGTGCTATAAAGCGCACCTTGTCACCAAGGGTTTTACCCAAACTAAGGGCATGGATTACAGTGCGTTGCTTACTTTCTATTGCGACTGTTCGCCAATGGCCCCTGCACCAAGTGGATATTAACAATGCCTTCCTTCAGGGTGATTTGGAAGAAGAGGTGCATATGACCATTCCACAGGGTTTGGCCAGACAGGGGGAGAATCGGGCTTGTCGATTACACAAATC harbors:
- the LOC122658025 gene encoding hydrophobic protein RCI2B; the protein is MTDEKTATFIDILLAIILPPLGVFLKFGCKVEFWICLLLTFFGYIPGIIYAVYAITK